A genomic segment from Drosophila miranda strain MSH22 chromosome 3, D.miranda_PacBio2.1, whole genome shotgun sequence encodes:
- the LOC108159285 gene encoding 40S ribosomal protein S23 — MGKPRGLRTARKHVNHRRDQRWADKDYKKAHLGTRWKANPFGGASHAKGIVLEKVGVEAKQPNSAIRKCVRVQLIKNGKKITAFVPRDGSLNYIEENDEVLVAGFGRKGHAVGDIPGVRFKVVKVANVSLLALYKEKKERPRS, encoded by the exons ATGG GCAAACCAAGAGGTCTGCGCACAGCCAGAAAGCATGTGAACCATCGTCGCGACCAGCGTTGGGCCGACAAGGACTACAAGAAGGCTCATTTGGGCACCAGATGGAAGGCCAATCCCTTCGGCGGTGCTTCCCACGCCAAGGGTATTGTGCTCGAGAAAGT TGGCGTTGAAGCCAAACAGCCCAACTCTGCCATCCGCAAGTGCGTGAGGGTGCAGCTCATCAAGAACGGAAAGAAGATTACCGCTTTCGTGCCCCGTGACGGTAGCTTGAACTACATCGAGGAGAACGACGAAGTCCTGGTTGCCGGTTTCGGTCGTAAGGGTCACGCCGTCGGTGATATTCCCGGTGTGCGCTTCAAGGTTGTCAAGGTGGCCAACGTCTCTCTGTTGGCTCTTTACAAGGAGAAGAAGGAACGCCCAAGATCTTAG